The Choristoneura fumiferana chromosome 10, NRCan_CFum_1, whole genome shotgun sequence genome has a segment encoding these proteins:
- the LOC141431943 gene encoding thyrostimulin beta-5 subunit-like isoform X2, producing MVLNMSPKLSATSVVALVLFCCAVLCIEEARARCHLRRHVHKAMQTDFTGRRCWDDVKIQSCWGYCLSYEISDWRFPYKESHHPVCVHGDRKHASAKLKNCDPGVEPGTDLYHYIEATSCKCQACSSEDTSCEWLSPDSNLLGGLVLKEELEEEQD from the exons atggttttaaat ATGTCACCAAAGCTAAGTGCGACGTCGGTGGTAGCTCTGGTGCTCTTCTGTTGTGCTGTGCTGTGCATCGAAGAGGCCCGGGCGCGGTGCCACCTGCGCCGACACGTCCACAAAGCAATGCAGACCGACTTTACCGGACGTCGGTGCTGGGATGACGTGAAGATCCAATCCTGTTGGGGCTACTGTCTGTCTTATGAG ATATCAGACTGGCGGTTCCCGTACAAGGAGTCCCATCACCCGGTGTGCGTGCACGGCGACCGCAAGCACGCCTCTGCCAAGCTGAAGAACTGCGACCCTGGCGTCGAACCCGGCACTGACCTTTACCACTACATCGAGGCAACCAGCTGCAAGTGCCAG GCATGCTCGTCCGAAGATACGAGTTGCGAATGGTTGTCGCCCGATTCCAACTTGCTCGGAGGCTTAGTGCTTAAAGAAGAACTGGAGGAGGAACAGGATTAA
- the LOC141431943 gene encoding thyrostimulin beta-5 subunit-like isoform X3: MSPKLSATSVVALVLFCCAVLCIEEARARCHLRRHVHKAMQTDFTGRRCWDDVKIQSCWGYCLSYEISDWRFPYKESHHPVCVHGDRKHASAKLKNCDPGVEPGTDLYHYIEATSCKCQACSSEDTSCEWLSPDSNLLGGLVLKEELEEEQD, translated from the exons ATGTCACCAAAGCTAAGTGCGACGTCGGTGGTAGCTCTGGTGCTCTTCTGTTGTGCTGTGCTGTGCATCGAAGAGGCCCGGGCGCGGTGCCACCTGCGCCGACACGTCCACAAAGCAATGCAGACCGACTTTACCGGACGTCGGTGCTGGGATGACGTGAAGATCCAATCCTGTTGGGGCTACTGTCTGTCTTATGAG ATATCAGACTGGCGGTTCCCGTACAAGGAGTCCCATCACCCGGTGTGCGTGCACGGCGACCGCAAGCACGCCTCTGCCAAGCTGAAGAACTGCGACCCTGGCGTCGAACCCGGCACTGACCTTTACCACTACATCGAGGCAACCAGCTGCAAGTGCCAG GCATGCTCGTCCGAAGATACGAGTTGCGAATGGTTGTCGCCCGATTCCAACTTGCTCGGAGGCTTAGTGCTTAAAGAAGAACTGGAGGAGGAACAGGATTAA
- the LOC141431943 gene encoding thyrostimulin beta-5 subunit-like isoform X1 has translation MCLFCKQMSPKLSATSVVALVLFCCAVLCIEEARARCHLRRHVHKAMQTDFTGRRCWDDVKIQSCWGYCLSYEISDWRFPYKESHHPVCVHGDRKHASAKLKNCDPGVEPGTDLYHYIEATSCKCQACSSEDTSCEWLSPDSNLLGGLVLKEELEEEQD, from the exons atgtgtttgttttgtaaacag ATGTCACCAAAGCTAAGTGCGACGTCGGTGGTAGCTCTGGTGCTCTTCTGTTGTGCTGTGCTGTGCATCGAAGAGGCCCGGGCGCGGTGCCACCTGCGCCGACACGTCCACAAAGCAATGCAGACCGACTTTACCGGACGTCGGTGCTGGGATGACGTGAAGATCCAATCCTGTTGGGGCTACTGTCTGTCTTATGAG ATATCAGACTGGCGGTTCCCGTACAAGGAGTCCCATCACCCGGTGTGCGTGCACGGCGACCGCAAGCACGCCTCTGCCAAGCTGAAGAACTGCGACCCTGGCGTCGAACCCGGCACTGACCTTTACCACTACATCGAGGCAACCAGCTGCAAGTGCCAG GCATGCTCGTCCGAAGATACGAGTTGCGAATGGTTGTCGCCCGATTCCAACTTGCTCGGAGGCTTAGTGCTTAAAGAAGAACTGGAGGAGGAACAGGATTAA
- the LOC141431729 gene encoding uncharacterized protein has protein sequence MRVRLLVTAAALLAAAVESARALRLLELRVPAYVALGSRAQLACRWRLGADALYSVKWYKDGREFFRHVPRDAEPIRSFPLPGVHVEASGFDGSNVTLRPAQEATAGRYRCEVSGERPLFPTVSDHADMAVVVLPETGPTLSGFRSRYRAGERVHASCACGASRPAARLAWYVNGEPAPPAAVAASTTVVGGLEVATLTLDFRVTEEHFKNNGLKVKCLATLATLYWRSNEESAVRARDAAQETLELRTRTTAARGDDARDRRRAANAAPLFNPGSLYIIVIYVCSLIK, from the exons ATGCGTGTGCGCCTGCTCGTCACGGCGGCTGCGCTTCTGGCCGCCGCAGTCG AGAGTGCGCGCGCGCTGAGGCTGCTGGAACTACGCGTGCCCGCGTACGTGGCGCTTGGGAGTCGCGCGCAGCTGGCGTGCCGCTGGCGGCTCGGCGCCGATGCGCTCTACTCCGTCAAGTGGTACAAAGACGGGCGGGAGTTCTTCCGCCACGTACCGCGTGACGCCGAGCCAATCCGCAGCTTTCCGCTGCCTGGAGTTCATGTTGAA GCGTCCGGCTTCGATGGGTCCAACGTGACGCTGCGCCCGGCGCAGGAGGCGACTGCCGGCCGTTACCGCTGCGAGGTGTCTGGCGAGCGGCCACTGTTCCCCACGGTATCTGACCACGCCGACATGGCCGTCGTCG tgCTGCCTGAGACCGGCCCAACCCTATCAGGGTTCCGTTCGCGCTACCGCGCGGGCGAGCGGGTGCACGCGTCCTGCGCGTGCGGCGCGTCGCGTCCCGCCGCGCGCCTCGCGTGGTACGTCAACGGCgagcccgcgccgcccgctgcCGTCGCCGCTTCTACAACAGTCGTGGGCGGCTTGGAGGTCGCCACGCTGACGCTCGACTTCCGGGTTACGGAGgagcattttaaaaataatggattgAAAGTTAAG TGCCTGGCGACTCTCGCGACGTTGTATTGGCGGAGCAATGAGGAGAGCGCCGTGCGCGCGCGCGACGCGGCGCAGGAGACGCTGGAGCTGCGCACGCGCACGACCGCGGCACGCGGCGACGACGCCAGGgaccgccgccgcgccgccaaTGCTGCGCCACTGTTTAACCCTGGCTCACTTTACATTATTGTGATTTATGTCTgctctttaattaaataa
- the LOC141431936 gene encoding leucine-rich repeat-containing protein 40-like isoform X2 — MMPNENLQTPRPLGVGDQKTDEGVLSKALISSAKRSGQLSLCNRGLGSVPENVWKIDELVLDESKEVDFGRAGQNNWWNSEPLKSLDLSSNAISYISRDVKFLQSLVTLKLHDNALTKIPAEIGELKCLSNLSLDRNKLTTLPIEFYHLTELRWLSISHNQLEKIQPDFGDLVMLTFLDLSHNKLTALPPGMGYLVRLVEFNLSHNQLQELPPDIVNLRDLKKLNISNNNLRSLPPLGELRKMEMLDANHNDIEMLPDFYGCTALKEIYLANNYIKEITEEFCEQMQHLNVLNIRDNKLEVLPENVSLLQKLKRLDLSNNSLNKLPRNLGLLTQLQSISMDGNKLSFVRQDVIRGGTDRMMKFLRDRITEEVVSETRYTESAWPDKYTLKKSQALMVPGRELAAVPDHVFASAAEAEVHIVDISKNKLTEVPKGILQVRNTLSQLVLSSNSISSVPREISELTHLQYLDLGKNCLSDLPAELGTLKNMRELVISNNKFTHIPHCVYSLENLEILLAAENRISEVNVSSDALARLRQLAVLDLTNNSIVSVPPELGNFEHLRSLELMGNVFRQPRHAILAKGTASILSYLRDRIPKN; from the exons ATGATGCCGAATGAAAATTTACAGACACCAAGACCTTTAGGAGTCGGAG ATCAAAAGACCGATGAGGGTGTGTTATCTAAAGCCCTGATTAGTTCTGCCAAGCGTTCCGGACAGCTGAGTCTCTGCAATCGCGGCCTGGGGTCAG TGCCTGAAAACGTGTGGAAAATTGATGAGCTAGTATTAGATGAGTCAAAAGAAGTGGATTTTGGAAGGGCTGGCCAGAATAATTGGTGGAACTCTGAGCCTCTCAAGTCACTCGATCTCAGCTCTAATGCCATTTCTTATATTTCACGTGATGTCAAATTCTTGCAGTCTCTTGTCACATTGAAG cTTCATGACAATGCACTGACAAAAATACCAGCTGAAATTGGTGAGCTGAAGTGCCTGTCCAATCTCAGCTTAGACCGCAACAAGTTAACTACCCTGCCAATTGAATTCTACCATTTGACGGAACTAAGGTGGCTCAGTATTTCCCACAACCAACTCGAGAAAATACAGCCTGATTTTGGGGATTTGGTTATGTTAACATTTTTG gatTTGTCACATAATAAACTGACTGCGCTGCCCCCTGGTATGGGTTATCTAGTTCGTTTGGTTGAGTTCAATCTATCACACAATCAGTTGCAAGAATTGCCGCCTGACATAGTAAATCTAAGAG ACCTTAAGAAATTGAATATAAGCAATAACAATTTACGCAGTTTGCCTCCACTTGGTGAACTAAGAAAGATGGAAATGTTGGATGCAAACCATAATGATATTGAGATGTTGCCAGACTTCTATGGATGTACAGCTTTAAAAGAAATCTATTTggctaataattatattaag GAAATTACTGAAGAGTTCTGTGAACAAATGCAGCACCTGAATGTGCTAAATATCAGAGACAACAAGCTGGAGGTACTGCCGGAGAATGTGTCTCTGCTTCAGAAGTTGAAAAGGCTCGATCTTAGCAACAACAGTCTTAATAA aTTGCCCAGAAACCTCGGTCTCCTGACACAGCTGCAGAGCATCAGCATGGACGGCAACAAGCTGTCGTTCGTGCGGCAGGACGTCATAAGGGGCGGCACCGACCGCATGATGAAGTTCCTGAGGGACCGGATCACTGAAGAGGTGGTCTCTGAGACCCGGTACACTGAGTCGGCCTGGCCAGACAA GTACACCTTAAAGAAGAGTCAGGCTCTGATGGTGCCGGGGCGGGAACTGGCGGCGGTGCCCGACCACGTGTTCGCTTCGGCCGCGGAGGCCGAGGTGCATATTGTTGACATATCCAAGAACAAGCTGACTGAGGTGCCAAAGGG CATACTACAAGTGCGGAACACCCTGTCGCAGCTGGTTCTGTCCTCCAACAGCATCAGCAGCGTGCCCCGAGAGATCAGCGAGCTGACCCACCTGCAGTATTTGGACCTGGGAAAGAACTGTCTCAGCGATCTGCCCGCTGAGCTCGGCACTCTGAAGAATATGCGGGAGCTTGTTATAtctaataataa GTTCACGCACATCCCTCACTGCGTGTACTCGCTGGAGAACCTGGAGATTCTCCTGGCCGCGGAGAACCGTATCAGCGAGGTGAACGTGTCCTCGGACGCGCTGGCGCGGCTGCGACAGCTCGCCGTGTTGGATCTCACCAATAATAGCATAGTCAGTGTGCCGCCGGAGCTCGGGAACTTCGAGCACCTCAG ATCTTTGGAGTTGATGGGTAACGTGTTCCGCCAGCCGCGACACGCGATCCTCGCCAAAGGCACCGCCTCCATCCTCTCATACCTCAGAGATAGGATCCCTAAAAATTAG
- the LOC141431936 gene encoding leucine-rich repeat-containing protein 40-like isoform X1, translating to MMPNENLQTPRPLGVGGTGFELNQKTDEGVLSKALISSAKRSGQLSLCNRGLGSVPENVWKIDELVLDESKEVDFGRAGQNNWWNSEPLKSLDLSSNAISYISRDVKFLQSLVTLKLHDNALTKIPAEIGELKCLSNLSLDRNKLTTLPIEFYHLTELRWLSISHNQLEKIQPDFGDLVMLTFLDLSHNKLTALPPGMGYLVRLVEFNLSHNQLQELPPDIVNLRDLKKLNISNNNLRSLPPLGELRKMEMLDANHNDIEMLPDFYGCTALKEIYLANNYIKEITEEFCEQMQHLNVLNIRDNKLEVLPENVSLLQKLKRLDLSNNSLNKLPRNLGLLTQLQSISMDGNKLSFVRQDVIRGGTDRMMKFLRDRITEEVVSETRYTESAWPDKYTLKKSQALMVPGRELAAVPDHVFASAAEAEVHIVDISKNKLTEVPKGILQVRNTLSQLVLSSNSISSVPREISELTHLQYLDLGKNCLSDLPAELGTLKNMRELVISNNKFTHIPHCVYSLENLEILLAAENRISEVNVSSDALARLRQLAVLDLTNNSIVSVPPELGNFEHLRSLELMGNVFRQPRHAILAKGTASILSYLRDRIPKN from the exons ATGATGCCGAATGAAAATTTACAGACACCAAGACCTTTAGGAGTCGGAGGTACTGGTTttgaattaa ATCAAAAGACCGATGAGGGTGTGTTATCTAAAGCCCTGATTAGTTCTGCCAAGCGTTCCGGACAGCTGAGTCTCTGCAATCGCGGCCTGGGGTCAG TGCCTGAAAACGTGTGGAAAATTGATGAGCTAGTATTAGATGAGTCAAAAGAAGTGGATTTTGGAAGGGCTGGCCAGAATAATTGGTGGAACTCTGAGCCTCTCAAGTCACTCGATCTCAGCTCTAATGCCATTTCTTATATTTCACGTGATGTCAAATTCTTGCAGTCTCTTGTCACATTGAAG cTTCATGACAATGCACTGACAAAAATACCAGCTGAAATTGGTGAGCTGAAGTGCCTGTCCAATCTCAGCTTAGACCGCAACAAGTTAACTACCCTGCCAATTGAATTCTACCATTTGACGGAACTAAGGTGGCTCAGTATTTCCCACAACCAACTCGAGAAAATACAGCCTGATTTTGGGGATTTGGTTATGTTAACATTTTTG gatTTGTCACATAATAAACTGACTGCGCTGCCCCCTGGTATGGGTTATCTAGTTCGTTTGGTTGAGTTCAATCTATCACACAATCAGTTGCAAGAATTGCCGCCTGACATAGTAAATCTAAGAG ACCTTAAGAAATTGAATATAAGCAATAACAATTTACGCAGTTTGCCTCCACTTGGTGAACTAAGAAAGATGGAAATGTTGGATGCAAACCATAATGATATTGAGATGTTGCCAGACTTCTATGGATGTACAGCTTTAAAAGAAATCTATTTggctaataattatattaag GAAATTACTGAAGAGTTCTGTGAACAAATGCAGCACCTGAATGTGCTAAATATCAGAGACAACAAGCTGGAGGTACTGCCGGAGAATGTGTCTCTGCTTCAGAAGTTGAAAAGGCTCGATCTTAGCAACAACAGTCTTAATAA aTTGCCCAGAAACCTCGGTCTCCTGACACAGCTGCAGAGCATCAGCATGGACGGCAACAAGCTGTCGTTCGTGCGGCAGGACGTCATAAGGGGCGGCACCGACCGCATGATGAAGTTCCTGAGGGACCGGATCACTGAAGAGGTGGTCTCTGAGACCCGGTACACTGAGTCGGCCTGGCCAGACAA GTACACCTTAAAGAAGAGTCAGGCTCTGATGGTGCCGGGGCGGGAACTGGCGGCGGTGCCCGACCACGTGTTCGCTTCGGCCGCGGAGGCCGAGGTGCATATTGTTGACATATCCAAGAACAAGCTGACTGAGGTGCCAAAGGG CATACTACAAGTGCGGAACACCCTGTCGCAGCTGGTTCTGTCCTCCAACAGCATCAGCAGCGTGCCCCGAGAGATCAGCGAGCTGACCCACCTGCAGTATTTGGACCTGGGAAAGAACTGTCTCAGCGATCTGCCCGCTGAGCTCGGCACTCTGAAGAATATGCGGGAGCTTGTTATAtctaataataa GTTCACGCACATCCCTCACTGCGTGTACTCGCTGGAGAACCTGGAGATTCTCCTGGCCGCGGAGAACCGTATCAGCGAGGTGAACGTGTCCTCGGACGCGCTGGCGCGGCTGCGACAGCTCGCCGTGTTGGATCTCACCAATAATAGCATAGTCAGTGTGCCGCCGGAGCTCGGGAACTTCGAGCACCTCAG ATCTTTGGAGTTGATGGGTAACGTGTTCCGCCAGCCGCGACACGCGATCCTCGCCAAAGGCACCGCCTCCATCCTCTCATACCTCAGAGATAGGATCCCTAAAAATTAG